The following coding sequences are from one Dreissena polymorpha isolate Duluth1 chromosome 8, UMN_Dpol_1.0, whole genome shotgun sequence window:
- the LOC127841949 gene encoding toll-like receptor 4, producing the protein MYQTVALSVIVCLFTVCSSACSKSCVCIEDKATCRTPNPSTIVLSDTIREVVLHGVNALFLTNKTFSDKQQWAKVQTLEIWASGASLGSRVFKGLSNLTYLGYHNEHMYFTKYDTLYSLHKLKEFDFSGNIFIYERNFSNSMYSASLPQVNKLTLTGLGSRYNIIAGERFFQGIAGRDIQRNITYLDMSNISFSSLDLKAFIKSGLCNSVNEVYLRHALFKVIHLPEEPCSSLKVIDISDSNLSKTFLKWLFGAKKRVQCLFAKFNFNVEEMYFNGLGKYMVTPPLYEVDFDLTSCPFKIKKFSLENNLIKRLNFTVKLHNDTQKTVEWISLSGNMIEFLSPQFLSPSTNLQYLDVSSNQLHKMQVYYEHTFELLIKNNTKMKVLKLNTNGINRIPYNMFLTNSELEVLDLSHNNLSSLDFKIDHLTNLKVLNLSYNAVHSIDVHTRKSMEKLAAAPNFLLIDLSNMPYICSCDDDHMETIEWIYTNLDTFISSPREGYMCTMQGERLNIFQNALKNTKSYCRVQNIKSKLAISLPIVCFVLLICLVIFFKIQSFRRRQRKKKNIRHQIEVGEFPKKFVAFLSFSADDAELIVNKILPRLNSELQMKTGTSRVLVCSGDRHFRPGFELGEEIIRCIEDSAVIILAVSKHFCQKEWCRKEVQETYDQNKPIVLLFLERVEHAEMGKVLQKLSGRYAHASWIADSDGGHIEPEWSILCDALLDLTAEQSEKTTFQLKCLL; encoded by the coding sequence ATGTATCAAACAGTGGCATTGTCAGTTATTGTTTGCTTGTTTACTGTATGCTCATCCGCGTGCTCGAAATCGTGTGTATGTATCGAAGATAAGGCAACCTGTAGAACACCAAACCCAAGTACAATAGTTCTAAGTGACACTATTCGGGAAGTGGTTTTGCACGGCGTCAATGCGTTGTTTCTAACTAATAAGACATTTTCGGATAAACAACAATGGGCAAAGGTACAAACGCTGGAAATATGGGCTAGCGGCGCATCTCTTGGCAGTCGTGTTTTCAAAGGACTTTCCAATCTTACCTACCTTGGCTATCACAATGAGCACATGTACTTTACAAAATATGATACATTATATAGTTTGCACAAACTTAAAGAATTTGACTTTTCCGGgaacatttttatttatgaaagaaACTTCTCGAACAGCATGTATTCAGCTAGCCTGCCGCAAGTGAATAAACTTACACTGACAGGCTTGGGTTCACGGTATAATATCATTGCGGGGGAACGTTTCTTTCAAGGCATCGCTGGTCGCGACATACAGAGGAATATTACATACCTGGACATGTCTAACATCAGCTTCAGCAGTTTGGATTTAAAAGCTTTCATTAAGAGCGGACTCTGTAATTCCGTCAATGAAGTTTATTTGAGGCATGCTTTATTCAAAGTCATACATCTTCCTGAAGAGCCTTGTTCCAGTTTAAAAGTAATCGACATAAGTGATTCAAATCTTTCGAAAACGTTTCTCAAATGGCTATTTGGTGCTAAAAAGAGAGTTCAATGCCTTTTTGCAAAGTTTAACTTCAACGTTGAGGAGATGTATTTCAACGGCTTAGGCAAGTACATGGTTACTCCACCATTATATGAAGTTGATTTTGATTTAACGTCATGTCCGTTCAAAATCAAGAAATTCAGCCTagaaaataatttgatcaaacGGTTGAACTTTACAGTTAAACTTCACAATGACACACAGAAAACGGTGGAATGGATAAGTCTATCTGGAAACATGATCGAATTCCTATCCCCTCAGTTTCTATCGCCATCTACGAATCTCCAATATTTAGATGTATCAAGTAACCAGCTTCACAAGATGCAAGTGTATTACGAACATACGTTTGAGCTACTTATTAAGAACAATACAAAGATGAAAGTTTTGAAATTAAACACAAATGGTATTAATCGCATTCCCTATAACATGTTTTTGACTAATTCAGAATTAGAAGTGCTGGATCTTTCTCACAATAACCTTTCTTCGCTAGACTTCAAAATCGACCACTTGACAAATCTTAAAGTGTTGAATTTATCCTACAATGCGGTACATTCCATAGATGTACATACAAGGAAATCGATGGAAAAACTAGCAGCAGCTCCAAACTTTCTGCTAATAGACCTATCCAATATGCCTTACATTTGCTCGTGTGATGATGACCACATGGAAACGATCGAATGGATTTACACAAATCTCGACACTTTTATTTCGAGTCCCCGTGAAGGCTATATGTGTACAATGCAAGGTGAACGGTTGAACATTTTCCAAAATGCTTTGAAAAATACCAAGTCATACTGTCGAGTTCAAAACATAAAGAGCAAACTCGCAATTTCTCTTCCGATAGTGTGTTTTGTTCTGCTAATTTGCCTCGTTATATTCTTCAAGATCCAAAGTTTTAGGCGAAGGCAACGGAAGAAAAAGAATATTAGGCATCAAATTGAAGTGGGAGAATTTCCAAAGAAGTTTGTAGCTTTCTTATCATTTAGCGCTGATGATGCCGAGTTGATCGTGAACAAAATCTTACCGAGACTGAATTCAGAGCTACAGATGAAGACGGGAACTAGCCGGGTTTTGGTGTGCTCTGGGGATCGCCATTTTAGGCCCGGATTTGAGCTTGGTGAGGAGATAATACGTTGTATTGAAGACTCGGCAGTCATCATTCTAGCAGTGTCTAAACACTTCTGCCAAAAGGAATGGTGCAGGAAAGAAGTGCAAGAAACTTACGATCAAAATAAACCAATAGTACTGCTGTTTTTGGAAAGAGTTGAGCATGCCGAGATGGGCAAAGTTCTCCAAAAGTTGTCTGGCAGGTACGCGCATGCGTCGTGGATAGCAGATTCCGATGGCGGCCATATTGAGCCTGAATGGTCTATATTATGCGATGCTCTTTTGGATTTGACAGCTGAACAATCGGAGAAAACCACGTTTCAATTAAAGTGTCTTTTGTGA